A genomic region of Azospirillum sp. TSH58 contains the following coding sequences:
- a CDS encoding ABC transporter substrate-binding protein, whose protein sequence is MILPNRRVALAGLAALLAAPALRRPAAAAAPLPQLTLWGPPAGPSITLVHAIASGLLKPVAETVVFKAWRTPDELRAGLTSGTMQTFVLPTQSAANLFNKGLGVRLVNVMTNGLLHLLSADPGLTSVAALKGRSVAIPFRNDTPEYVFRRLLAAERLTADGDVALQFTGTPMEAIQLLVTGRADAALLPEPMASAAILRAGMAGRTVTRVLDIQKAWGAATGLATVLPQAGLGVSSAFLAEHPATVEALHDALAKATASVNADPPRAANDAAAPLGLPGPVIEQAIPHSNLVAQRASAVREPMEAVFRALAEFDPKIIGGALPAADFYL, encoded by the coding sequence ATGATCCTGCCGAACCGCCGCGTCGCGCTGGCGGGGCTCGCCGCCCTTCTGGCCGCCCCCGCCCTGCGCCGTCCGGCCGCCGCGGCCGCACCGTTGCCCCAACTCACGCTGTGGGGGCCGCCGGCCGGCCCGTCGATCACGCTGGTCCACGCCATCGCCTCGGGGCTGCTGAAGCCGGTCGCCGAAACGGTGGTGTTCAAGGCGTGGCGCACCCCGGACGAGCTGCGCGCCGGCCTGACCTCCGGCACCATGCAGACCTTCGTGCTGCCGACCCAGTCCGCCGCCAACCTGTTCAACAAGGGGCTCGGCGTCCGGCTGGTCAACGTGATGACCAACGGGCTGCTGCATCTGCTGTCCGCCGACCCGGGGCTGACCTCGGTGGCCGCGCTGAAGGGCCGGAGCGTCGCGATTCCCTTCCGCAACGACACGCCGGAATACGTGTTCCGGCGCCTGCTGGCGGCGGAGCGGCTGACGGCCGACGGCGATGTCGCCCTTCAGTTCACCGGCACGCCGATGGAGGCGATCCAGCTTCTCGTCACCGGACGGGCCGACGCCGCCCTGCTGCCCGAGCCGATGGCCTCCGCCGCCATCCTGCGCGCCGGGATGGCCGGCAGGACGGTGACGCGGGTCCTCGACATCCAGAAGGCCTGGGGCGCCGCCACCGGGTTGGCGACCGTGCTGCCGCAGGCAGGGCTCGGCGTCTCCAGCGCCTTCCTGGCGGAGCACCCCGCCACCGTCGAGGCGCTGCACGACGCGCTGGCCAAGGCGACCGCCTCGGTCAACGCCGATCCGCCGCGGGCGGCCAACGACGCCGCGGCGCCGCTCGGCCTGCCCGGGCCGGTCATCGAGCAGGCGATCCCCCACTCCAATCTGGTCGCCCAGCGCGCCAGCGCCGTCCGCGAACCGATGGAAGCCGTCTTCCGCGCCCTGGCGGAGTTCGATCCCAAGATCATCGGCGGCGCGCTGCCGGCGGCGGACTTCTATCTGTGA
- a CDS encoding ABC transporter permease, translated as MTTARADAVLDRLGRVGQFLWSGWAGLAGLALFAALWQAGHERYGDFILPAPLATLAAGLTIAGDPAAWELAGQTTLRAVEGFALAALAGAAGGLAAGYSPATMRLARPILTVLLGVPPIAWIVLAMIWFGSTDGTIITTVLVAATPVVFVGVAEGAVTRDRGLDDMARAFGAGPLARLTTLGLRHVAAFLFPALTVALGSAFKVAVMAELLANTGGIGGALAAARANLDVAEALAWVLIAVTGLIVVEYTLVHPIRSEFERWRNAARPWGVKR; from the coding sequence ATGACGACGGCGCGCGCCGACGCGGTTCTCGACCGGCTGGGCCGGGTCGGGCAGTTTCTCTGGTCGGGCTGGGCCGGGCTGGCCGGGCTGGCCCTGTTCGCCGCGCTCTGGCAGGCCGGGCATGAGCGTTACGGCGACTTCATCCTGCCGGCCCCGCTGGCGACGCTGGCCGCCGGCCTGACCATCGCCGGCGATCCCGCCGCCTGGGAGCTGGCCGGGCAGACCACGCTGCGCGCCGTCGAGGGCTTCGCGCTGGCCGCCCTTGCCGGCGCGGCGGGCGGGCTGGCCGCCGGCTATTCGCCGGCGACGATGCGGCTGGCCCGCCCGATCCTGACCGTCCTGCTGGGGGTTCCGCCCATCGCCTGGATCGTGCTGGCGATGATCTGGTTCGGCTCCACCGACGGAACCATCATCACGACGGTGCTGGTCGCCGCCACCCCGGTGGTCTTCGTCGGCGTGGCCGAGGGCGCGGTCACCCGCGACCGCGGGCTGGACGACATGGCCCGCGCCTTCGGCGCCGGCCCGCTCGCCCGCCTGACCACGCTCGGGCTGCGCCACGTCGCCGCCTTCCTGTTCCCGGCGCTGACCGTGGCGCTCGGCTCGGCCTTCAAGGTGGCGGTGATGGCCGAGCTTCTCGCCAACACCGGCGGCATCGGCGGCGCGCTGGCCGCCGCCCGCGCCAACCTCGACGTGGCCGAGGCGCTGGCCTGGGTGCTGATCGCGGTGACCGGGCTGATCGTCGTCGAATACACGCTGGTCCACCCCATCCGCTCCGAGTTCGAACGCTGGCGCAACGCCGCGCGCCCCTGGGGCGTCAAGCGCTGA
- a CDS encoding TonB-dependent receptor: MTTRGQAGQAAFRTARADTASRAPILLAGLALASLGAAAPQPAHAQSAAPGAAVVLSPVMVEGRADSAEATARRRLEAIPGGTALVAEEDLAGKANVTVSDALSGVPGVVVQNFFGGNDQPRIQIRGSGLQQNPVERGILALQNGLPLNRADGSYIVGLANLRQAEFTEIYRGYTANRLGASMLGGAINVISPTGSSAPGYRLGVEGGSFGQFNTSLQAGGSAGTLDGLVQVQRSQRDGYRDYNRSERTGFDANAGAVLSDHVTTRFFAGYTDLSFDVAGPLTRQLLESNPKAVYAGPRVVGGVATNPGPNVIRDRPEREAKQFRVGNRTTATFGSHLLDVALGYTHTDDTFRFPISSGIRKTEGGDVTAVARYAYSPDASQPLPLFETTLRYVVGSADREDYLNNAGSRGALFGRSTMDASTLALHSGLNLPLGNAVTLSPAVTLTHATRENDDTFGAARRPTIAFNPANPRVALPAGSIPAGDTSYDRSYDGVSPSLGLTWTPQEDHTLYAAVSRSFEPPTHDDLIATVNGTPNSSAGRPNPAQPGLVSTAYRTPDLKAQTATTVEAGWRGRFGAVAVDAGTYYSWVRNELLSLRDATGASLGAVNADRTRHFGVDLGLSAFLTDRLSGRIAYTFQDFRFQDDPVRGDNRLAGAPRHVINASARYDITTALSVGAEVDWYPGRTPVDNMNSVYTDGYATVDLRSTYAINEHVSVYGEARNIFDATYASSTLIVDQASPTQAVYLPGDGRAFYAGLKVSF, encoded by the coding sequence ATGACGACACGGGGACAGGCCGGCCAAGCGGCGTTCCGAACCGCGCGAGCGGACACCGCCAGCCGCGCGCCCATCCTTCTGGCCGGGCTGGCCCTGGCCTCCCTGGGCGCCGCGGCACCGCAGCCGGCCCACGCGCAGTCGGCGGCGCCGGGGGCCGCCGTCGTCCTCTCACCCGTCATGGTCGAGGGACGGGCCGACAGCGCCGAAGCGACCGCCCGCCGCCGTCTGGAGGCGATCCCCGGCGGCACCGCCCTGGTGGCGGAGGAGGATCTGGCCGGCAAGGCGAACGTCACGGTGTCCGACGCGCTGTCCGGGGTGCCCGGCGTCGTGGTGCAGAACTTCTTCGGCGGCAACGACCAGCCGCGCATCCAGATCCGCGGCTCCGGGCTTCAGCAGAATCCGGTGGAACGCGGCATCCTGGCCCTGCAGAACGGCCTGCCGCTGAACCGGGCCGACGGCTCCTACATCGTCGGGCTGGCCAACCTGCGTCAGGCGGAATTCACCGAGATCTACCGCGGCTACACCGCCAACCGGCTGGGCGCCAGCATGCTGGGCGGGGCGATCAACGTCATCTCCCCCACCGGTTCCTCCGCGCCGGGTTACCGGCTGGGCGTCGAGGGCGGCAGCTTCGGCCAGTTCAACACCAGCCTGCAGGCCGGCGGCAGCGCCGGAACGCTCGACGGGCTGGTCCAAGTCCAGCGCAGCCAGCGCGACGGCTACCGCGATTACAACCGCTCCGAACGCACCGGCTTCGACGCCAACGCGGGCGCCGTGCTGTCCGACCATGTCACCACCCGCTTCTTCGCCGGCTACACCGACCTGTCCTTCGACGTGGCCGGCCCGCTGACCCGCCAGCTTCTGGAATCGAACCCCAAGGCGGTCTACGCCGGCCCCCGCGTGGTCGGCGGCGTCGCCACCAATCCAGGGCCGAACGTCATCCGCGACCGGCCCGAACGTGAGGCGAAGCAGTTCCGCGTCGGCAACCGGACGACGGCGACCTTCGGGTCGCACCTGCTGGACGTGGCCCTGGGCTACACCCACACGGACGACACGTTCCGCTTCCCGATCTCCTCGGGCATCCGCAAGACGGAGGGCGGCGACGTCACCGCCGTCGCGCGCTACGCCTACAGCCCCGACGCGAGCCAGCCTCTGCCGCTGTTCGAGACGACCTTGCGCTACGTCGTCGGATCGGCGGACCGCGAGGACTATCTGAACAACGCCGGCAGCCGGGGCGCCCTGTTCGGGCGCAGCACGATGGACGCCTCCACCCTGGCGCTGCACAGCGGCCTGAACCTGCCGCTCGGCAACGCGGTCACCCTGTCCCCGGCGGTCACCCTCACCCACGCCACGCGCGAGAACGACGACACCTTCGGCGCGGCGCGGCGGCCGACCATCGCCTTCAACCCGGCCAACCCGCGGGTGGCGCTGCCCGCCGGCTCGATCCCCGCCGGGGACACCAGCTACGACCGCAGCTACGACGGGGTCAGCCCCAGCCTCGGCCTGACCTGGACGCCGCAGGAGGACCACACCCTCTACGCCGCCGTCAGCCGCAGCTTCGAGCCGCCGACCCACGACGACCTGATCGCCACCGTCAACGGCACGCCGAACAGCAGCGCCGGTCGCCCGAACCCGGCCCAGCCCGGCCTCGTCTCGACCGCCTACCGCACGCCGGACCTGAAAGCGCAGACGGCGACGACCGTCGAAGCGGGCTGGCGCGGCCGTTTCGGTGCCGTCGCGGTCGATGCGGGGACCTATTACTCCTGGGTCAGGAACGAGTTGCTGAGCCTGCGCGATGCCACCGGGGCCTCGCTCGGCGCGGTGAACGCCGACCGGACGCGGCATTTCGGCGTCGATCTGGGGCTGTCGGCCTTCCTCACCGACCGGCTGAGCGGGCGGATCGCCTACACCTTCCAGGATTTCCGCTTCCAGGACGATCCGGTGCGCGGCGACAACCGGCTGGCCGGCGCGCCGCGCCACGTCATCAACGCCTCGGCGCGCTACGACATCACGACGGCGCTGTCGGTGGGGGCGGAGGTGGACTGGTATCCCGGCCGGACGCCGGTGGACAACATGAACAGCGTCTACACCGACGGCTACGCCACCGTCGATCTGCGCAGCACCTACGCCATCAACGAGCATGTCAGCGTCTATGGCGAGGCGCGCAACATCTTCGACGCGACCTACGCCTCCTCGACCCTGATCGTCGATCAGGCGTCGCCCACCCAGGCGGTCTATCTGCCGGGCGACGGGCGGGCCTTCTACGCCGGCCTGAAGGTCAGCTTCTGA
- a CDS encoding ABC transporter ATP-binding protein encodes MTRETTGTAPSLTLTGIGHAYLGRTVLDAVDLSLAAGEVAALVGPSGCGKSTLAHIAAGVVEPSRGRVARRYRRHGMVFQDPRLLPWATARANIAYPLRLLGLPRRERRERAEEAAKRVALDRADLDKYPIELSGGMRQRAAIARALATDPDFVYFDEPFTALDVALKRRMQDLVIEAARGARFGALFITHDLMEAVRIAHRVVVMDAQGRGIAGTRAVPGEPGGRDDGTVYRLVAGFLSDDPLFRHIHDIDERRTP; translated from the coding sequence ATGACCCGGGAAACGACGGGCACCGCCCCCTCCCTGACGCTGACCGGCATCGGCCACGCCTATCTCGGCCGCACGGTGCTCGACGCCGTGGACCTGTCGCTGGCGGCGGGCGAGGTGGCGGCGCTCGTCGGCCCCTCGGGCTGCGGCAAGAGCACGCTGGCGCACATCGCCGCCGGGGTGGTCGAGCCGTCGCGGGGCCGCGTCGCGCGGCGCTACCGCCGCCACGGCATGGTGTTCCAGGACCCGCGCCTGCTGCCCTGGGCGACGGCGCGGGCCAACATCGCCTACCCGCTGCGCCTGCTCGGCCTGCCCCGCCGCGAACGGCGGGAGCGGGCGGAGGAGGCAGCAAAGCGGGTGGCGCTCGACCGCGCCGACCTCGACAAGTATCCCATCGAGCTGTCGGGGGGCATGCGCCAGCGCGCGGCCATCGCGCGGGCGCTGGCGACCGACCCCGACTTCGTCTATTTCGACGAGCCCTTCACCGCGCTCGACGTCGCCCTGAAGCGCCGCATGCAGGATCTGGTGATCGAGGCGGCGCGCGGGGCGCGGTTCGGCGCCCTGTTCATCACCCACGATCTGATGGAGGCGGTGCGCATCGCCCACCGGGTCGTGGTCATGGACGCCCAGGGGCGCGGCATCGCCGGGACGCGCGCCGTTCCCGGCGAACCGGGCGGACGCGACGACGGCACCGTCTACCGGCTGGTCGCCGGATTCCTGTCCGACGACCCGCTGTTCCGCCACATCCACGACATCGACGAAAGGCGGACCCCATGA
- a CDS encoding NnrS family protein — protein sequence MTDMIRTARAPALLRILGDEGLRLFFPLSALHAALWPVLWAVVNGFALPVDGAIPAGLWHAHEMLFGSFGAAVIGFITTAIPEWTDSRRLQGRALFALAALWGTGRVAGLTGGDGAAVVAAVADTAWLVALPVYAAAVSWRKRTSRLASVLLWLCALAVSGGAVHAAFVIGDVALAQAGLHAAGLVLLGLLGLVLARISVPVTNLVLDPSQGSSPYRPHPGRLNLAPGLVAIALAGEIAGLSPAVSAYLFIAAGAAFLDRVAESFIGRAVFRTEILALAGASLMAGAGLLLVGASRLGAGFAETPALHLALMGGLGLGVLAVFAIAGLFHTGRTFPLPAAARLAVPLLVAAVALRVLPELGVLPIPPGPPHALAALLWAAAFLLWLKVYWPFLSTRRVEEAAVC from the coding sequence ATGACGGACATGATCCGAACCGCCCGCGCGCCAGCCCTCTTGCGAATCCTCGGCGACGAGGGGCTGCGGCTGTTCTTCCCGCTGTCGGCGCTGCACGCCGCGCTGTGGCCGGTGCTGTGGGCGGTGGTCAACGGCTTCGCCCTGCCCGTCGACGGCGCGATCCCGGCAGGGCTGTGGCACGCGCACGAGATGCTGTTCGGCTCCTTCGGCGCGGCGGTGATCGGCTTCATCACCACGGCCATCCCGGAATGGACCGACAGCCGGCGGCTTCAGGGGCGTGCCCTCTTCGCGCTGGCCGCCCTCTGGGGAACCGGGCGGGTCGCCGGGCTGACCGGCGGCGACGGCGCGGCCGTTGTCGCCGCGGTGGCCGACACGGCGTGGCTCGTCGCCCTGCCCGTCTATGCCGCGGCGGTGTCCTGGCGCAAGCGCACGAGCCGGCTGGCCAGCGTCCTCCTCTGGCTGTGCGCGCTGGCGGTGTCGGGCGGCGCGGTGCATGCCGCCTTTGTCATCGGTGACGTGGCGCTGGCGCAGGCCGGGCTGCACGCCGCCGGTCTGGTGCTGCTCGGGCTGCTCGGCCTCGTTCTGGCGCGCATTTCGGTGCCCGTCACGAATCTCGTCCTCGACCCCAGCCAGGGCAGTTCGCCCTACCGGCCCCATCCGGGGCGCCTCAATCTGGCGCCCGGTCTGGTCGCCATCGCCCTTGCCGGGGAGATCGCCGGGCTGTCGCCCGCGGTGAGCGCCTATCTCTTCATCGCCGCCGGGGCCGCCTTCCTCGACCGGGTCGCCGAGTCCTTCATCGGCCGCGCCGTCTTCCGCACGGAAATCCTGGCGCTGGCCGGGGCGAGCCTGATGGCGGGCGCCGGGCTGCTGCTGGTCGGCGCCTCCCGGCTGGGGGCGGGGTTTGCCGAAACGCCGGCGCTGCATCTGGCGCTGATGGGCGGGCTGGGCCTCGGCGTGCTCGCGGTCTTCGCCATCGCCGGGCTGTTCCACACCGGCCGGACCTTTCCCCTTCCGGCGGCGGCGCGGCTGGCCGTTCCGCTGCTGGTCGCGGCCGTGGCCCTGCGGGTTCTGCCGGAACTGGGTGTCCTGCCCATCCCGCCCGGACCGCCCCACGCGCTGGCCGCGCTGCTCTGGGCGGCGGCCTTCCTGCTCTGGCTCAAGGTCTATTGGCCGTTCCTGTCGACGCGGCGCGTGGAAGAGGCCGCGGTGTGCTGA
- a CDS encoding response regulator encodes MAVDYSKLSILIVEDDNFTRGLIRKVLKEIGVRSILESSNGKDGLMEVVRTRPDIVFCDIHMAPMNGKQFLQGVRGIKVKEVDKTPVIFLTGDADLSTVRFAKEHNVNGYLVKPISLAKLRDSIDAVVSSNVGMTQWLT; translated from the coding sequence ATGGCGGTAGATTATTCGAAGCTGAGCATCCTGATCGTCGAGGACGACAACTTCACCCGCGGCCTGATCCGCAAGGTGCTGAAGGAAATCGGTGTCCGCTCGATCCTGGAATCCTCCAACGGCAAGGATGGGCTGATGGAGGTGGTGCGGACACGCCCGGACATCGTCTTCTGCGACATCCACATGGCGCCGATGAACGGCAAGCAGTTCCTGCAGGGCGTGCGGGGGATCAAGGTGAAGGAGGTGGACAAGACCCCGGTGATCTTCCTCACCGGCGACGCCGACCTCAGCACCGTGCGCTTCGCCAAGGAGCACAACGTCAACGGCTATCTGGTGAAACCGATCAGCCTCGCCAAGCTGCGCGACAGCATCGACGCGGTGGTGTCCAGCAACGTCGGAATGACGCAATGGCTGACCTGA
- a CDS encoding ATP-binding protein: MIRTNIAQRIAAVGGMPVLVAAAIAIVAWFLLQQSDRANGSVVTAGTIYRELMGAEAARSDYLNTAASRRTAQAVRFDAHTGEARRHLDALADATEDDALESAVNETRRILDRYTTQMRELKAVTEQNDALNGAMAQQAARLIDITDAARQRQNLANLGYAETVADSDRRLTLHRDVLDNARSIYAALAGLWRHEASRLSREHGQTQGGGATPAGSGAHDTGVLMLRLSNSAEALEDALERAAAAEGRGGRGQKRIVAAVSQVSSALMDGGDIRNSAQELEKRIDQILNIYGTAYAATLNEVTELTAHAVSANETEQQAQGVTIAVLKLAHATADAVSHRDIGATIALIADGVAVEEEIARIALPPLVRGGMMSAVAGWRESLDKVREGLSVQDLVIAQMDADAKEMASGASALNDTFRSNAETIGAFLRSALVLGATAGLLLAIAGAFYAARSITRPLDRLQRQMVHLAGNPLTGAIVDTGRRDEVGAMARSVQHFVTEIAQRETALHEAKNQAEEATRAKSSFLAVMSHEIRTPMNGVTAMAEMLDQTDLTEEQHGMLGVIRSSAQALLIIINDILDFSKIEAGKMEIESVPFSPLEVVEESAELVAGRIEEKGLQLSVDVGPGVPDRLTGDPTRVRQILINLMGNAVKFTEKGSVAVTVTAGPFPEGNGGVMLRFAVTDSGIGLTEEQRAKLFQPFQQADSSTSRRFGGTGLGLTICHKLCTMMGGGIGVDSVFGEGSTFWFELPFAVAAPTADCPQPRTPAAPAVAVGDARVVAVGFDDAGRRALQGILAAAGIDPLGWYDLTGGLEAVTDTQGGPAAASASGGEAGRLVVLVNGGVQSETAIACCRAIVQSPAFADGPVPAVILAVPRALASTMSEADRIGLLCAVNLPLRRRRVWLAIAAALGRASLERRSEPREHDATGWEPPPIETAIAAGALILVAEDNPINQTVIRRMLNKRGYAIEMADNGARALEMLQPGRYGLLLTDFHMPEMDGFGLTHAIRAREREVVEALGAGAVTRLPIVALTADALPGTQQRCLEAGMDGYLTKPIESRLLAETLDRFLPQARSLRLPARRAPAKPEPAAVAAAPPTPSWADADIDPQIFDLGQLSQNFGRDDPDAMVFLGDFLAMAPGLIQAAVTALEAGAAGEARDAVHTLKGAALSIGAARLGRLAGDTQDLLDAGDAETAALLASMLDATLDELITATAAMRASHSPAPTS, from the coding sequence ATGATCCGCACCAACATCGCCCAGCGGATCGCCGCGGTCGGCGGCATGCCGGTGCTGGTGGCGGCGGCCATCGCCATCGTCGCGTGGTTCCTGCTGCAGCAATCCGACCGCGCCAACGGTTCGGTGGTCACCGCCGGCACGATCTACCGCGAGCTGATGGGGGCGGAGGCGGCGCGCTCCGACTATCTGAACACCGCGGCCAGCCGGCGGACGGCGCAGGCCGTCCGTTTCGACGCCCACACCGGCGAGGCGCGCCGCCATCTGGACGCCCTGGCCGACGCCACCGAAGACGATGCGCTGGAAAGCGCCGTCAATGAGACGCGGCGGATTCTGGACCGCTACACCACCCAGATGCGGGAACTCAAGGCGGTCACGGAGCAGAACGACGCCCTGAACGGCGCCATGGCCCAGCAGGCGGCCCGGCTGATCGACATCACCGACGCCGCGCGCCAGCGCCAGAATCTCGCCAACCTCGGCTATGCCGAGACGGTGGCGGACTCCGACCGCCGCCTGACCCTGCACCGCGACGTTCTGGACAACGCCCGCAGCATCTACGCCGCGCTGGCCGGGCTGTGGCGGCACGAGGCGTCCCGGCTGTCCCGGGAACACGGTCAGACTCAAGGCGGCGGCGCCACACCCGCCGGTTCCGGCGCGCACGACACCGGCGTGCTGATGCTGCGCCTGAGCAACAGCGCGGAAGCGCTGGAGGACGCGCTGGAGCGGGCCGCCGCCGCGGAAGGACGCGGGGGCCGGGGGCAAAAGCGCATCGTCGCGGCGGTCTCCCAGGTGTCCAGCGCGTTGATGGACGGCGGCGACATCCGGAACAGCGCGCAGGAACTGGAAAAGCGCATCGACCAGATCCTGAACATCTACGGCACGGCCTACGCCGCCACGCTGAACGAGGTCACCGAACTCACCGCCCACGCCGTGTCGGCCAACGAGACCGAGCAGCAGGCGCAAGGCGTGACCATCGCCGTGCTGAAACTGGCGCACGCCACCGCCGACGCGGTGAGCCACCGGGACATCGGCGCGACCATCGCGCTGATCGCGGACGGCGTGGCGGTGGAGGAGGAGATCGCGCGGATCGCGCTGCCGCCGCTGGTTCGCGGCGGCATGATGTCCGCCGTGGCCGGCTGGCGGGAAAGCCTGGACAAGGTGCGCGAGGGGCTGAGCGTCCAGGACCTGGTGATCGCCCAGATGGACGCGGACGCGAAGGAGATGGCGTCGGGCGCCAGCGCGCTGAACGACACCTTCCGCAGCAACGCCGAAACCATCGGGGCCTTCCTGCGGTCCGCCCTCGTGCTCGGGGCCACCGCCGGCCTGCTGCTGGCGATCGCCGGGGCCTTCTACGCCGCACGCTCGATCACCCGTCCGCTGGACCGCCTGCAAAGGCAAATGGTGCATCTGGCCGGAAACCCGCTGACCGGCGCCATCGTGGACACCGGACGCCGGGACGAGGTCGGGGCGATGGCCCGCTCGGTGCAGCATTTCGTCACCGAGATCGCCCAGCGGGAAACCGCCCTGCACGAGGCCAAGAACCAGGCGGAGGAGGCGACGCGGGCGAAGTCCTCCTTCCTGGCGGTGATGAGCCACGAGATCCGCACGCCGATGAACGGCGTGACGGCGATGGCCGAGATGCTGGACCAGACCGACCTGACCGAGGAACAGCACGGCATGCTGGGCGTCATCCGGTCGTCGGCCCAGGCGCTTCTCATCATCATCAACGACATCCTCGACTTCTCGAAGATCGAGGCGGGGAAGATGGAGATCGAATCCGTCCCCTTCTCCCCCTTGGAGGTGGTCGAGGAGTCGGCGGAGCTGGTGGCCGGGCGCATCGAGGAAAAGGGGCTTCAGCTCTCCGTCGACGTCGGGCCGGGCGTTCCCGACCGGCTGACCGGCGATCCGACGCGCGTGCGTCAGATCCTCATCAACCTGATGGGCAACGCCGTCAAATTCACCGAGAAGGGCAGCGTCGCCGTGACGGTGACCGCCGGACCGTTCCCGGAGGGGAACGGCGGCGTGATGCTGCGCTTCGCCGTGACCGACAGCGGGATCGGCCTGACCGAGGAGCAGCGGGCCAAGCTGTTCCAGCCCTTCCAGCAGGCCGACAGTTCCACCTCGCGCCGCTTCGGCGGCACCGGGCTGGGGCTGACGATCTGCCACAAGCTGTGCACCATGATGGGGGGCGGCATCGGGGTGGATTCGGTGTTCGGCGAGGGCTCCACCTTCTGGTTCGAGCTGCCCTTCGCGGTGGCCGCCCCGACCGCCGACTGCCCGCAGCCCCGGACGCCGGCGGCCCCGGCGGTGGCGGTGGGCGACGCCCGCGTGGTGGCCGTCGGCTTCGACGACGCCGGCCGCCGGGCGCTGCAGGGCATCCTGGCCGCCGCCGGCATCGACCCGCTGGGCTGGTACGATCTGACCGGCGGCCTTGAGGCGGTGACCGACACCCAGGGCGGTCCGGCGGCGGCTTCCGCCTCCGGCGGCGAGGCCGGGCGGCTGGTGGTTCTGGTCAACGGCGGGGTCCAGTCCGAAACCGCCATCGCCTGCTGCCGCGCCATCGTGCAGTCCCCCGCCTTCGCCGACGGTCCGGTCCCCGCGGTCATCCTGGCCGTGCCGCGGGCGCTGGCCTCCACCATGTCGGAAGCCGACCGCATCGGGCTGCTGTGCGCCGTCAATCTGCCTCTGCGGCGGCGGCGGGTCTGGCTGGCCATCGCGGCGGCGCTGGGCCGGGCCAGCCTGGAACGGCGGTCGGAGCCGCGGGAGCACGACGCCACGGGCTGGGAACCGCCGCCCATCGAGACCGCCATCGCGGCCGGGGCGCTGATCCTGGTGGCGGAGGACAACCCGATCAACCAGACGGTGATCCGCCGCATGCTGAACAAGCGCGGCTACGCCATCGAAATGGCCGACAACGGCGCCCGCGCGCTGGAGATGCTGCAGCCCGGCCGCTATGGCCTGCTGCTGACCGACTTCCACATGCCGGAGATGGACGGCTTCGGCCTGACCCACGCCATCCGCGCCCGCGAGCGGGAGGTGGTGGAGGCGTTGGGCGCCGGTGCCGTGACCCGCCTGCCCATCGTCGCCCTGACCGCCGATGCCCTGCCGGGCACGCAGCAGCGCTGCCTGGAAGCGGGGATGGACGGCTATCTGACGAAGCCCATCGAATCCCGGCTGCTGGCCGAAACGCTGGACCGCTTCCTGCCACAGGCCCGCTCGCTGCGCCTGCCGGCCCGCCGGGCGCCCGCCAAGCCGGAGCCGGCGGCCGTCGCCGCAGCGCCGCCCACGCCGAGCTGGGCGGACGCCGACATCGACCCGCAGATCTTCGACCTCGGCCAGCTGAGCCAGAATTTCGGTCGCGACGACCCGGACGCCATGGTCTTCCTTGGCGATTTCCTGGCCATGGCGCCGGGGCTGATCCAGGCCGCCGTGACGGCGCTGGAGGCCGGAGCCGCCGGGGAGGCCCGCGACGCGGTCCACACGCTGAAGGGGGCGGCCCTGTCGATCGGGGCGGCCCGGCTGGGCCGGCTGGCCGGCGACACCCAGGACCTGCTGGACGCCGGGGACGCGGAGACCGCCGCGCTTCTCGCCAGCATGCTGGACGCCACCCTCGACGAGCTGATCACCGCGACCGCCGCGATGCGGGCGTCGCACAGTCCCGCACCGACGTCTTGA